A single genomic interval of Streptomyces sp. NBC_00663 harbors:
- the nucS gene encoding endonuclease NucS → MRLVIARCSVDYAGRLTAHLPSAPRLILVKADGSVSIHADDRAYKPLNWMSPPCTLKEGSGDEDGVWTVINKAGEKLIITMEEILHDSSHELGVDPGLIKDGVEAHLQELLADRIDTLGDGYTLIRREYMTAIGPVDILCRDSEGQTVAVEIKRRGEIDGVEQLTRYLELLNRDPHLAPVRGIFAAQEIKPQARVLATDRGIGCTVLDYNALRGIEDDKLRLF, encoded by the coding sequence ATGCGTCTCGTCATTGCCCGGTGCTCCGTCGACTACGCGGGCCGGCTCACCGCCCACCTCCCGTCCGCGCCCCGCCTGATCCTCGTGAAGGCGGACGGCAGCGTCTCGATCCACGCGGACGACCGGGCCTACAAGCCCCTGAACTGGATGTCGCCGCCCTGCACGTTGAAGGAGGGTTCCGGCGACGAGGACGGCGTCTGGACCGTCATCAACAAGGCCGGCGAGAAGCTGATCATCACGATGGAGGAGATCCTCCACGACTCCTCGCACGAACTGGGCGTCGACCCCGGCCTGATCAAGGACGGCGTGGAAGCACACCTCCAGGAACTCCTCGCCGACCGCATCGACACCCTCGGCGACGGCTACACCCTCATCCGCCGCGAGTACATGACCGCCATCGGCCCGGTCGACATCCTCTGCCGGGACTCCGAGGGCCAGACCGTCGCGGTGGAGATCAAGCGGCGCGGCGAGATCGACGGCGTCGAGCAACTCACCCGCTACCTGGAGCTGTTGAACCGCGACCCCCATCTCGCCCCGGTGCGCGGCATCTTCGCGGCCCAGGAGATCAAGCCCCAGGCCCGTGTCCTCGCCACGGACCGCGGCATCGGCTGCACGGTCCTCGACTACAACGCCCTGCGCGGCATCGAGGACGACAAGCTGCGGCTGTTCTGA
- a CDS encoding ATP-binding protein — MDPNNRGPEEYGHDGDGSPSRQRPTRDPLTPDFGQSTPALARTVQLVAGDHLLTVNPVDGSEIEACPPGERPARPRKLGAADRAESDRAARPPVPPGPTPPRLPLLARQDERERLVRLLARGRSVRLTGPAGSGRTSLLDVVAEDCSDLAPDGVVRLSGFHRTPDDLLHDLFYAVYDAPLHRPGHEELPALVREIGAVVVLDDVEFGGAALDDLLDATPECAFLVAATPDVPAPSADSALEEVFLGGLDRAGGVELLERAVGRVLTEDEANWAGDLWFESEGLPLRFVQAGALLRQRDELRASAEAFDEFGVFQEAQIDAPFEAGDGHDVPLPSLAEGAAPATLLAGRLSESARTALRFAVALGGEVPHQAHLPALVGDTHADAALGELLSCALITPVGARYRLAAGVQTQLEGAGYGDDIEARALAAGRHYAWWAGHPSVTPERVCAEADAVLAALAVLVPVAEPPAEDEENVTVQLARTAAPAFAAGLLWSAWERALRFGAEAARAAGEVGEQAYFHHELGVLALCADQLDRARAELEAAIALRGALADKRGTVAGRRALALVADRSGVPLGITATAGEEVPDARREESQSPPGGVPMAFPPLQPPNETATLVTHRAAAPAGPVPNRKARGGLKGLARRNLVAAGAGALLAAVLGTVVTLGATSDNDANNPSDKVGVNPSASQGADDGSLGADVPKNDDGKSDTGTATSRPTDPGPDGTFGTSDDPTPTESAEPSDDPSGTKKPSSSSSPSKTPTTKPPSSSTKPPTSSTPTPTPTPTPTEPTDSPTPTPTPTPTDDPSTSTSASGSASSSAPAGAPESSAAGTPSTSGSASDTVI, encoded by the coding sequence ATGGACCCGAACAACCGGGGACCCGAGGAGTACGGCCACGACGGTGACGGCAGCCCGTCGCGCCAGCGTCCGACCCGGGATCCGCTCACACCCGACTTCGGCCAGAGCACACCCGCCCTGGCCCGCACCGTGCAGCTGGTCGCCGGCGACCACCTGCTCACCGTCAACCCCGTCGACGGCAGCGAGATAGAGGCCTGCCCGCCCGGCGAACGGCCCGCCCGGCCGCGGAAGCTCGGCGCCGCCGACCGTGCCGAGAGCGACCGCGCGGCCCGCCCGCCGGTCCCGCCGGGCCCCACCCCGCCCAGGCTGCCGCTGCTGGCCCGCCAGGACGAACGCGAGCGCCTCGTGCGGCTGCTCGCCCGCGGCCGCTCCGTCCGCCTCACCGGCCCCGCCGGATCGGGCCGCACCAGCCTCCTCGACGTCGTCGCCGAGGACTGCTCGGACCTCGCGCCCGACGGCGTCGTCCGCCTCAGCGGCTTCCACCGCACCCCGGACGACCTCCTCCACGACCTCTTCTACGCCGTCTACGACGCACCCCTGCACCGGCCCGGACATGAGGAGCTGCCGGCCCTCGTCCGGGAGATCGGCGCGGTCGTCGTCCTCGACGACGTCGAGTTCGGCGGCGCCGCCCTCGACGACCTGCTCGACGCCACCCCCGAGTGCGCCTTCCTGGTCGCCGCGACCCCCGACGTCCCCGCCCCGTCCGCCGACTCGGCCCTCGAAGAGGTCTTCCTCGGCGGCCTGGACCGGGCCGGGGGAGTGGAGCTCCTGGAGCGTGCCGTCGGCCGGGTCCTCACCGAGGACGAGGCCAACTGGGCCGGCGACCTCTGGTTCGAGTCCGAGGGCCTGCCACTGCGCTTCGTGCAGGCCGGCGCCCTGCTGCGGCAGCGCGACGAACTGCGCGCCAGCGCCGAGGCCTTCGACGAGTTCGGCGTCTTCCAGGAAGCCCAGATCGACGCCCCCTTCGAGGCCGGCGACGGCCACGACGTACCGCTGCCCTCGCTCGCCGAGGGCGCCGCACCGGCCACGCTGCTCGCCGGGCGGCTCAGCGAATCGGCGCGCACCGCCCTGCGGTTCGCCGTGGCGCTCGGCGGCGAGGTGCCGCACCAGGCCCATCTGCCCGCCCTCGTCGGCGACACACACGCCGACGCCGCGCTGGGGGAGCTGCTGAGCTGCGCGCTCATCACCCCGGTCGGTGCCCGCTACCGGCTCGCCGCGGGGGTGCAGACCCAGCTGGAGGGCGCCGGATACGGCGATGACATCGAGGCCCGGGCGCTGGCCGCGGGCCGGCACTACGCCTGGTGGGCCGGGCATCCCTCGGTCACGCCCGAGCGCGTGTGCGCCGAGGCCGACGCCGTGCTCGCCGCCCTCGCCGTGCTCGTGCCGGTCGCCGAGCCGCCCGCCGAGGACGAGGAGAACGTCACCGTCCAGCTGGCCCGCACCGCGGCGCCCGCCTTCGCCGCGGGGCTGCTCTGGAGCGCCTGGGAGCGGGCCCTGAGGTTCGGCGCCGAAGCCGCCCGGGCCGCCGGCGAGGTCGGCGAACAGGCCTACTTCCACCACGAGTTGGGCGTCCTCGCACTCTGTGCCGACCAGCTCGACCGGGCCCGCGCCGAGCTGGAGGCCGCCATCGCGCTGCGCGGCGCCCTCGCCGACAAGCGCGGCACCGTCGCGGGCCGCCGTGCCCTCGCCCTGGTCGCCGACCGGTCCGGGGTGCCGCTGGGGATCACCGCGACCGCCGGCGAGGAGGTGCCCGACGCCCGCCGTGAGGAGTCGCAGTCGCCGCCCGGCGGCGTCCCCATGGCCTTCCCGCCGCTCCAGCCGCCGAACGAGACGGCGACCCTGGTCACCCACCGGGCCGCGGCCCCCGCGGGCCCCGTCCCGAACCGCAAGGCCCGCGGCGGCCTCAAGGGCCTGGCCCGGCGCAACCTCGTCGCGGCCGGTGCGGGCGCGCTCCTCGCGGCCGTGCTCGGCACGGTGGTGACGCTCGGCGCGACGTCCGACAACGACGCGAACAACCCCTCCGACAAGGTCGGCGTCAACCCGTCGGCCAGTCAGGGCGCGGACGACGGCAGCCTCGGCGCCGACGTGCCGAAGAACGACGACGGCAAGAGCGACACCGGCACGGCCACCAGCCGCCCGACCGACCCGGGCCCCGACGGCACGTTCGGCACATCGGACGACCCGACGCCGACGGAGAGCGCGGAGCCCTCGGACGATCCGAGCGGGACGAAGAAGCCGTCGTCGTCGAGTTCGCCGTCGAAGACGCCCACGACGAAGCCGCCGTCCTCGTCGACGAAGCCGCCGACGTCGTCCACGCCGACTCCCACCCCGACGCCGACGCCGACCGAGCCCACCGACTCGCCGACGCCGACCCCGACGCCCACCCCCACGGACGACCCGTCCACCTCCACCTCGGCCAGTGGTTCGGCCTCCTCCAGCGCGCCCGCCGGCGCCCCGGAGAGCAGCGCCGCCGGGACGCCCAGCACCTCGGGTTCGGCGTCGGACACGGTGATCTGA
- a CDS encoding STAS domain-containing protein, translating into MFIRGDHVELVVGGRLDVRSAADARTVLHTAVDDGVGDLVLDLSELDSWDATGLGVIMGAHRRAGRCGRRLVLRDVPPQMQRLLVATRLHRILAIEGGIGVESLPRV; encoded by the coding sequence ATGTTCATCAGGGGCGACCACGTCGAGCTGGTCGTCGGGGGCCGCCTCGACGTCCGCAGCGCGGCGGACGCCCGTACAGTCCTGCACACGGCCGTCGACGACGGAGTCGGCGATCTCGTGCTCGACCTGTCCGAGCTCGACTCCTGGGACGCCACCGGACTCGGGGTGATCATGGGGGCCCACCGCAGGGCCGGCCGCTGCGGCCGACGCCTGGTGCTGCGCGACGTACCGCCGCAGATGCAGCGCCTGCTGGTGGCCACCCGGCTGCACCGGATCCTGGCGATCGAGGGCGGCATCGGGGTGGAGTCGCTGCCCCGGGTGTGA
- a CDS encoding 3-hydroxyacyl-CoA dehydrogenase family protein — protein MARKLAVIGAGLMGSGIAQVSAQAGWDVVLRDVTDEALKRGTDGIKTSYDKFVSKGKMEAHDADAALGRITATTDLDAVADADIVVEAVFEKLEVKHEIFRALDKIVRPDAVLASNTSAIPITKIAAATEHPERVVGVHFFSPVPMMKLVELVRGYKTSDETLATAREFAESTGKTCIVVNRDVAGFVTTRLISALVVEATKLYESGVATAEDIDLACKLGFGHAMGPLATADLTGVDILLHATGNIYTESQDEKFAPPELMRRMVDAGDIGRKSGQGFYTY, from the coding sequence GTGGCACGGAAGCTTGCCGTCATCGGCGCCGGCTTGATGGGTTCCGGGATCGCCCAGGTCTCCGCTCAGGCGGGCTGGGACGTCGTCCTGCGGGATGTCACCGACGAGGCTCTCAAGCGTGGCACCGACGGCATCAAGACCTCGTACGACAAGTTCGTGAGCAAGGGCAAGATGGAGGCGCACGACGCCGACGCCGCCCTCGGCCGGATCACCGCGACCACCGATCTGGACGCCGTCGCGGACGCCGACATCGTCGTCGAGGCGGTCTTCGAGAAGCTCGAAGTGAAGCACGAGATCTTCCGCGCGCTCGACAAGATCGTGCGGCCGGACGCCGTTCTCGCCTCCAACACCTCCGCCATCCCGATCACCAAGATCGCGGCGGCCACCGAGCACCCCGAGCGGGTCGTCGGCGTCCACTTCTTCTCGCCCGTGCCGATGATGAAGCTCGTCGAGCTCGTCCGCGGCTACAAGACGAGCGACGAAACCCTCGCCACGGCGCGGGAGTTCGCCGAGTCGACCGGCAAGACCTGCATCGTCGTCAACCGGGACGTCGCCGGCTTCGTCACCACCCGGCTCATCTCCGCCCTCGTCGTCGAGGCCACCAAGCTCTACGAGTCGGGCGTGGCCACGGCCGAGGACATCGACCTCGCCTGCAAGCTGGGCTTCGGGCACGCCATGGGCCCGCTCGCCACGGCCGACCTCACCGGCGTCGACATCCTGCTGCACGCCACCGGCAACATCTACACAGAGTCCCAGGACGAGAAGTTCGCTCCGCCGGAGCTGATGCGCCGGATGGTTGACGCCGGTGACATCGGGCGCAAGAGCGGGCAGGGCTTCTACACGTACTGA
- a CDS encoding TetR/AcrR family transcriptional regulator, translated as MTEGLRERKKRETRQRISDIATGLFLERGFMDVTIADVAEAADVSVNTVYNYFATKEDLFLDRSKGVVDRLARWVRGRDAGESAAAALLRELRDEVEAVSPRVGLMAGYDRFMRVIHAAPPLQSRLWSIQQEVQENLETALREETAAAEDDPIPTLMAGQLNWIHHTVMGVIGREMVKGRNPDEVSREVLVLLDEIEGLLSQKVLNYAVRDPS; from the coding sequence ATGACAGAGGGGCTCAGGGAGCGGAAGAAGCGCGAGACGAGACAGCGGATCTCGGACATCGCCACCGGGCTGTTCCTGGAGCGCGGCTTCATGGACGTGACGATCGCGGACGTGGCGGAGGCCGCCGATGTCTCCGTCAACACCGTCTACAACTACTTCGCCACCAAGGAGGACCTCTTCCTCGACCGCAGCAAGGGCGTCGTCGACCGCCTGGCCCGCTGGGTGCGCGGCCGGGACGCCGGCGAGTCGGCCGCCGCCGCCCTGCTGCGGGAGCTGCGCGACGAGGTCGAGGCGGTCTCGCCCCGGGTCGGGCTGATGGCCGGGTACGACCGGTTCATGCGGGTCATCCATGCCGCGCCACCGCTTCAGTCGCGACTGTGGAGCATCCAGCAGGAGGTCCAGGAGAATCTGGAGACAGCCCTGCGCGAGGAGACCGCCGCCGCCGAGGACGACCCGATCCCCACGCTGATGGCCGGTCAGCTCAACTGGATCCACCACACCGTCATGGGCGTTATCGGGCGTGAGATGGTCAAGGGCCGCAATCCGGATGAAGTGTCCCGTGAGGTGCTCGTACTGCTCGACGAGATCGAGGGGCTGTTGAGCCAGAAGGTGCTCAACTACGCCGTACGGGACCCGTCGTGA
- a CDS encoding ABC transporter ATP-binding protein, with the protein MTVISTAGLARTFQTKRGPVEAVRGIDLTVREGEILGFLGPNGAGKTTTLRMLTTLLAPTGGAATVAGHDLATDPAGVRRACGYVAQSGGVDPQIGVREELVTQGRLYRLTKNQAADRAEELAHDLGLTELLDRKCGELSGGQRRRLDIAMALTHHPKVLFLDEPTTGLDPGSRADLWDLIRRLRAQHGTTVFLTTHYLDEADALSDRLVIVDRGVVVAEGTPTALKLEYGGSIDATLQDTFLAITGRSAPEADAAPVAV; encoded by the coding sequence ATGACCGTCATCAGTACGGCCGGACTGGCCCGTACCTTCCAGACCAAGCGCGGCCCCGTGGAGGCCGTGCGCGGCATCGACCTGACCGTCCGCGAGGGCGAGATCCTCGGCTTCCTCGGCCCGAACGGCGCCGGGAAGACCACCACCCTGCGCATGCTCACCACCCTGCTCGCCCCGACCGGCGGAGCCGCGACCGTCGCCGGTCACGACCTCGCCACGGACCCGGCCGGGGTCCGCCGGGCCTGCGGATACGTGGCCCAGTCCGGCGGCGTCGACCCGCAGATCGGCGTGCGCGAGGAGCTGGTCACCCAGGGCCGCCTCTACCGGCTGACGAAGAACCAGGCCGCCGACCGCGCCGAGGAGTTGGCCCACGACCTCGGCCTGACCGAGCTGCTCGACCGCAAGTGCGGGGAGCTGTCGGGCGGCCAGCGCCGCCGCCTGGACATCGCGATGGCGCTGACCCACCACCCGAAGGTCCTCTTCCTCGACGAGCCGACCACCGGCCTCGACCCCGGCAGCCGCGCCGACCTGTGGGACCTGATCCGGCGCCTGCGCGCCCAGCACGGCACGACCGTCTTCCTCACCACCCACTACCTCGACGAGGCCGACGCCCTCTCCGACCGCCTGGTGATCGTCGACCGGGGCGTGGTCGTGGCCGAGGGCACCCCGACCGCGCTCAAGCTGGAGTACGGCGGCTCGATCGACGCCACGCTCCAGGACACGTTCCTCGCCATCACCGGCCGCAGCGCGCCTGAGGCCGACGCCGCCCCCGTAGCCGTATAG
- a CDS encoding ABC transporter permease: protein MLLHDTALIYGRYMRQSLRSRFALLFGVLMPLLYLLFFGPLLTDLPLGGQGSSWQVLVPGLLLQLGLFGALFAGFMIILEKGAGIVDRMRVTPVSRLGLLLGRVLRDATVFVFQAVLLVLAALVMGLRAPLAGILIGFAFVGLLTVSLASLSYAVAMKVRTPQEFGPLINAVSMPSMLLSGLMLPMTLGPAWLDVLSHFMPFRYLVDAMRDAYVGEYTTAHMAYGVLVALGFSALAVTVGTRVFRTAGA from the coding sequence ATGCTTCTTCACGACACCGCGCTCATCTACGGCCGCTATATGCGCCAGTCCCTGCGCTCGCGCTTCGCGCTGCTCTTCGGCGTGCTGATGCCGCTGCTCTACCTGCTCTTCTTCGGCCCCCTCCTGACCGATCTGCCGCTCGGCGGACAGGGCAGTTCCTGGCAGGTCCTGGTGCCCGGACTGCTCCTCCAACTCGGGCTGTTCGGGGCCCTGTTCGCCGGGTTCATGATCATCCTGGAGAAGGGGGCGGGCATCGTCGACCGGATGCGGGTCACGCCCGTCAGCCGGCTCGGGCTGCTGCTCGGCAGGGTGCTGCGGGACGCGACCGTCTTCGTCTTCCAGGCGGTGCTGCTGGTGCTGGCCGCGCTGGTGATGGGGCTCAGGGCGCCGCTCGCCGGCATCCTGATCGGCTTCGCCTTCGTCGGACTGCTCACGGTCTCGCTCGCCTCGCTGTCCTACGCGGTGGCGATGAAGGTCCGCACACCCCAGGAGTTCGGTCCGCTCATCAACGCCGTGTCGATGCCCTCGATGCTGCTGTCCGGGCTGATGCTCCCGATGACCCTCGGCCCCGCCTGGCTGGACGTCCTGTCCCACTTCATGCCGTTCCGCTATCTGGTGGACGCGATGCGGGACGCGTACGTCGGTGAGTACACGACGGCCCACATGGCGTACGGCGTCCTGGTCGCCCTCGGCTTCTCGGCGCTCGCCGTGACAGTGGGCACACGCGTCTTCCGGACGGCCGGAGCGTAA
- a CDS encoding cob(I)yrinic acid a,c-diamide adenosyltransferase gives MVNLTRIYTRTGDQGTTALGDMSRVAKTDLRISAYADANEANAVIGTAIALGGLAEEVVKVLTRVQNDLFDVGADLSTPVVENPEFPPLRVEQFYIDKLEADCDHFNEQLEKLRSFILPGGTPGAALLHQACTVVRRAERSTWAALEVHGEVMNPLTATYLNRLSDLLFILARTANKDVGDVLWVPGGER, from the coding sequence ATGGTCAATCTGACGCGCATCTACACCAGGACCGGCGACCAGGGCACCACCGCCCTCGGCGACATGAGCAGGGTCGCCAAGACCGACCTGCGGATCTCGGCGTACGCCGACGCCAACGAGGCGAACGCGGTGATCGGGACGGCGATCGCGCTGGGCGGGCTCGCCGAGGAGGTCGTGAAGGTGCTCACGCGCGTCCAGAACGACCTGTTCGACGTCGGCGCCGACCTGTCCACGCCCGTCGTCGAGAACCCGGAGTTCCCGCCGCTGCGGGTCGAGCAGTTCTACATCGACAAGCTGGAAGCCGACTGCGACCACTTCAACGAGCAGTTGGAGAAGCTGCGGTCCTTCATCCTGCCCGGCGGGACGCCTGGTGCCGCCCTGCTGCACCAGGCCTGCACGGTCGTACGGCGCGCCGAGCGCTCCACCTGGGCGGCGCTGGAGGTCCACGGTGAGGTGATGAACCCGCTCACCGCGACCTACCTCAACCGCCTGTCGGACCTGCTGTTCATCCTCGCCCGCACCGCCAACAAGGACGTCGGTGACGTGCTGTGGGTGCCCGGCGGGGAGCGTTGA
- a CDS encoding sensor histidine kinase, whose translation MAVRLPRPHRFDVYVAAGGLLGGLLLVLLGLGTRRSDDPITLFDGPWPVLLPLTVLAGCELLRRTAPRAALLTGTAAICADLTTQGSLASVLMFTDLVYAAVLYGPLASARRIQWITGLLTVVATLVPFAVWRVPEALLIGVVVGVVAYGPAATGWIVRNHRDAAEAARLRAEQTALLAEMDRSQAVVAERARMARELHDMVANHLSAIAIHSTAALSLDDPKTSTEALGVIRENSVKGLAEMRRLIGILRDGDEQPSAVPTLDGLTALVEDARTNGLDVTLDSGPGTTVPAPVELAAYRIVQESLTNALKHACPGRVTVTLARRDGSLDVRVSSPYGHREGPRARGSGAGLIGMRERVALLGGTFEAGPEGTLWAVRATLPLTDGDPA comes from the coding sequence ATGGCTGTACGACTCCCCCGCCCGCACCGCTTCGACGTGTACGTCGCGGCCGGCGGGCTGCTCGGCGGCCTGCTGCTCGTGCTGCTGGGGCTCGGCACCCGGCGCTCCGACGACCCGATCACCCTCTTCGACGGCCCCTGGCCGGTACTGCTGCCGCTCACCGTGCTGGCCGGCTGCGAACTGCTGCGCCGCACGGCACCCCGCGCGGCCCTGCTCACCGGCACGGCCGCGATCTGCGCGGACCTGACCACGCAGGGCAGCCTGGCGTCGGTGCTGATGTTCACCGACCTCGTCTACGCGGCCGTCCTGTACGGCCCGCTCGCCTCGGCCCGCCGCATCCAGTGGATCACCGGTCTGCTCACCGTGGTCGCGACGCTGGTGCCGTTCGCGGTGTGGCGGGTGCCGGAGGCGCTGCTGATCGGTGTGGTCGTCGGCGTCGTGGCGTACGGGCCCGCCGCCACCGGCTGGATCGTCCGCAACCACCGTGACGCCGCCGAGGCCGCCCGCCTGCGCGCCGAACAGACCGCGCTGCTCGCCGAGATGGACCGCAGCCAGGCCGTCGTCGCCGAACGCGCCCGGATGGCGAGGGAGTTGCACGACATGGTCGCCAACCACCTCTCCGCGATCGCGATCCACTCCACCGCCGCGCTGTCGCTGGACGACCCGAAGACCTCCACGGAGGCCCTCGGTGTCATCCGTGAGAACAGCGTCAAGGGGCTGGCGGAGATGCGCCGGCTGATCGGCATCCTGCGCGACGGTGACGAACAGCCGAGCGCGGTCCCGACCCTCGACGGCCTCACCGCCCTCGTCGAGGACGCCCGCACCAACGGCCTCGACGTCACGCTGGACTCCGGGCCCGGCACGACCGTGCCCGCCCCCGTCGAGCTGGCCGCCTACCGCATCGTCCAGGAGTCCCTGACCAACGCGCTCAAGCACGCCTGCCCCGGCCGGGTCACCGTCACCCTGGCCCGGCGGGACGGTTCGCTGGACGTGCGGGTGAGCAGCCCGTACGGCCACCGGGAGGGCCCGAGAGCCCGCGGTTCCGGCGCGGGTCTGATCGGGATGCGGGAGCGGGTCGCGCTGCTGGGCGGCACGTTCGAGGCCGGTCCCGAGGGCACCCTGTGGGCCGTACGCGCCACCCTCCCCCTCACCGATGGAGACCCCGCATGA
- a CDS encoding response regulator transcription factor → MIRVLVAEDQSAVRAGLVLILRSAPDIEVVGEAADGEQAVALAREVRPDLVLMDVQMPRLDGVSATRKVTEEGLADVLVLTTFDLDEYVFGALRAGAAGFLLKNTEAKDLVEAVRTVARGEGIVAPAVTRRLIAEFAAKPVRRSSADPAVLDALTRREREVLSCLGEGLSNADIAGRLDMAEATVKTHVSRLLGKLELRSRVQAAVLAQELGV, encoded by the coding sequence ATGATTCGTGTGCTCGTCGCCGAGGACCAGTCCGCCGTCCGTGCCGGGCTCGTCCTCATCCTGCGCAGCGCCCCGGACATCGAGGTGGTCGGCGAGGCCGCCGACGGGGAGCAGGCGGTGGCACTGGCCCGGGAGGTGCGGCCGGACCTGGTCCTGATGGATGTGCAGATGCCGCGTCTGGACGGGGTGTCGGCGACCCGGAAGGTCACGGAGGAGGGGCTCGCGGACGTCCTCGTGCTGACCACCTTCGACCTCGACGAGTATGTGTTCGGGGCACTGCGGGCGGGCGCGGCCGGGTTCCTGCTGAAGAACACGGAGGCGAAGGACCTCGTCGAGGCCGTCCGCACGGTGGCCCGCGGGGAGGGGATCGTGGCCCCGGCCGTCACCCGGCGGCTGATCGCCGAGTTCGCGGCGAAGCCCGTACGGCGGTCGAGCGCGGACCCAGCCGTCCTGGACGCCCTCACCCGCCGTGAACGCGAGGTCCTGTCCTGCCTCGGCGAGGGGCTGTCCAACGCGGACATCGCGGGACGCCTCGACATGGCGGAGGCGACGGTAAAGACGCACGTCAGCCGCCTTCTGGGCAAGCTGGAGCTGCGGAGCCGGGTGCAAGCGGCCGTCCTCGCGCAGGAGTTGGGTGTCTGA